One Ricinus communis isolate WT05 ecotype wild-type chromosome 2, ASM1957865v1, whole genome shotgun sequence DNA segment encodes these proteins:
- the LOC8270993 gene encoding amino acid permease 3 gives MVENTAAKNHPHQVFDVSINMQTQVVGSKWLDDDGRTKRTGTVWTASAHIITAVIGSGVLSLAWAIAQLGWIAGPAVMFLFSLVTYYTSTLLSACYRSGDPVNGKRNYTYMDAVRTNLGGAKVKLCGFVQYLNLFGVAIGYTIASSISMMAIKRSNCFHKSGGKNPCHINANPYMIAFGIAEIIFSQIPDFDQLWWLSILAAVMSFTYSTIGLGLGIAQVVENGKAMGSVTGISIGANVTPTQKIWRSFQALGDIAFAYSYSIILIEIQDTVRSPPSESKTMKKATLISVAVTTLFYMLCGCFGYAAFGDMSPGNLLTGFGFYNPYWLLDIANVAIVVHLVGAYQVYCQPLFAFVEKAAAQRYPDSGFITKDIKIPVPGFRPFNLNLFRSVWRTLFVVFTTVISMLLPFFNDIVGLLGALGFWPLTVYFPVEMYIAQKKIPKWSTRWLCLQILSAACLVITIAAAAGSIAGVVGDLKSVKPFQTSY, from the exons ATGGTTGAGAACACAGCAGCCAAGAACCATCCGCACCAGGTTTTTGATGTATCCATTAACATGCAAACTCAAGTTGTTGGCTCTAAATGGCTTGATGATGATGGCCGTACCAAGAGAACTG GGACCGTGTGGACTGCAAGTGCCCACATCATAACAGCAGTGATAGGGTCTGGAGTTCTGTCTTTAGCTTGGGCAATCGCTCAGCTTGGGTGGATTGCTGGCCCTGCTGTTATGTTCTTGTTCTCTTTAGTCACTTACTATACTTCTACTCTTCTATCTGCCTGCTACCGTTCTGGTGATCCTGTCAATGGCAAGAGGAACTATACTTATATGGACGCTGTTCGCACCAATCTTG gTGGAGCTAAGGTCAAGTTATGTGGATTTGTTCAGTATCTGAATCTTTTCGGAGTTGCCATTGGATACACTATCGCGTCGTCTATTAGTATGAT GGCTATAAAGAGGTCTAATTGTTTTCACAAGAGCGGAGGCAAAAACCCATGCCATATAAATGCCAATCCTTACATGATTGCATTCGGAATTGCTGAAATcattttctctcaaattcctGATTTTGATCAGCTATGGTGGCTCTCCATTCTTGCTGCAGTCATGTCCTTTACTTACTCAACCATTGGTCTTGGACTTGGAATTGCTCAAGTTGTAGAAAATGGAAAAGCCATGGGAAGTGTGACCGGAATTAGCATTGGAGCGAATGTGACTCCAACCCAGAAGATATGGAGGAGCTTCCAAGCTCTTGGTGACATTGCTTTCGCCTATTCTTATTCCATAATCCTTATTGAAATTCAG GACACAGTCAGATCCCCACCTTCAGAGTCCAAGACAATGAAGAAAGCAACTCTGATAAGTGTGGCAGTAACAACCCTTTTCTACATGCTATGTGGTTGCTTTGGCTATGCTGCTTTTGGAGACATGTCTCCTGGAAATCTACTAACAGGGTTTGGCTTCTACAACCCATATTGGCTACTTGACATTGCTAATGTTGCAATCGTAGTCCATCTTGTTGGCGCGTACCAAGTCTATTGCCAACCCTTGTTTGCCTTCGTTGAAAAAGCAGCTGCACAAAGATATCCAGACAGTGGATTCATTACTAAAGATATCAAAATCCCAGTTCCTGGTTTCCGCCCCTTTAATCTTAACCTCTTTAGATCGGTATGGAGGACACTTTTTGTGGTCTTCACAACTGTGATTTCCATGCTCCTTCCGTTCTTTAACGACATAGTTGGTTTGCTTGGAGCTTTGGGATTTTGGCCACTCACGGTTTACTTCCCAGTAGAAATGTATATAGCACAAAAGAAGATCCCAAAATGGAGCACAAGATGGCTCTGCCTGCAAATACTAAGCGCTGCTTGCCTTGTTATTACAATAGCTGCTGCTGCTGGATCCATTGCTGGGGTTGTTGGTGATCTCAAGTCTGTCAAGCCATTCCAGACCTCTTACTGA
- the LOC8270992 gene encoding amino acid permease 3 (The RefSeq protein has 1 substitution, 10 frameshifts compared to this genomic sequence), whose amino-acid sequence MPPQAGSKWYDDDGKLKRTGTVWTASAHIITAVIGSGVLSLAWAVAQLGWVAGPAVMFLFSLVTYYTSTLLSACYRTGDPVNGKRNYTYMDAVRSNLGGAKFKICGYVQYVNLIGVAIGYTIASSISMMAVKRSNCFHKSEAKNPCHMKCQSLHDCILEVVESSSSQIPDFDQTMGGLSIVAAIMSFTYSTIGLGLGIAEVTKNGKAMGSMTGISIGTVTETQKIWRSFQALGDIAFAYSYSLILIEIQDTIRSPPAESKTMRKATLISVSVTTLFYMLCGCFGYAAFGDMSPGNLLTGFGFYNPYWLLDIANVAIVVHLVGAYQVYCQPLFAFVEKAAVQRFPDSEFILKDIKIPIPGCKPYNLNLFRMVWRTVFVIFTTVISMLLPFFNDIVGLLGALGFWPLTVYFPVEMYIAQKKIPKWSTRWLCLQILSAACLIITIAAAAGSIAGVIVDLKTVKPFQTTY is encoded by the exons ATGCCTCCTCAAGCTGGCTCCAAGTGGTATGATGACGATGGCAAACTCAAGCGGACTG GAACTGTTTGGACTGCTAGTGCTCACATAATTACAGCTGTGATTGGGTCTGGAGTTCTGTCTTTGGCTTGGGCTGTTGCTCAGCTTGGATGGGTTGCTGGTCCTGCTGTTATGTTCTTGTTCTCTTTAGTCACTTACTATACTTCTACTCTGCTCTCCGCTTGCTACCGAACTGGTGATCCTGTCAATGGCAAGAGGAACTATACTTATATGGACGCTGTTCGGTCCaatcttg GTGGTGCTAAGTTTAAGATATGTGGATATGTTCAATACGTGAATCTTATTGGCGTTGCCATTGGTTACACAATAGCATCATCTATCAGTATGAT GGCTGTCAAGAGGTCTAATTGTTTCCATAAGAGTG AGGCAAA TCCATGCCATATG TGCCAATCCTTACATGATTGCAT GG TTGTTGAA TCATCTT CTCAGATTCCTGACTTTGATC CTAT TG TATCCATTGTTGCTGCAATCATGTCCTTTACTTACTCAACAATTGGTCTTGGACTAGGAATTGCTGAAGTTACAAAAAATGGGAAAGCCATGGGAAGTATGACCGGTATTAGCATTGGAACTGTGACTGAAACACAAAAGATATGGAGGAGCTTCCAAGCTCTTGGTGACATTGCTTTTGCCTACTCTTATTCCCTTATCCTCATTGAAATTCAG GACACGATCAGATCTCCACCAGCAGAGTCCAAAACAATGAGGAAAGCAACTCTAATAAGTGTATCAGTAACAACCCTTTTCTACATGCTATGTGGTTGCTTTGGCTATGCTGCCTTTGGAGACATGTCTCCGGGAAATCTCTTAACTGGTTTCGGTTTTTACAACCCATATTGGCTACTAGACATTGCTAACGTTGCAATAGTAGTCCACCTTGTTGGTGCATACCAAGTCTACTGCCAACCCTTGTTCGCATTCGTCGAAAAAGCAGCAGTACAAAGATTCCCGGACAGTGAATTCATTactaaagatattaaaatccCGATTCCTGGATGCAAACCCTACAATCTTAACCTCTTCAGAATGGTATGGAGGACTGTTTTTGTGATCTTCACAACCGTAATTTCGATGCTCCTTCCTTTCTTCAATGACATAGTTGGTCTACTTGGAGCTCTAGGATTTTGGCCATTAACCGTTTATTTCCCAGTTGAGATGTACATAGCTCAAAAGAAGATACCAAAGTGGAGCACAAGATGGCTTTGCCTCCAAATACTAAGTGCTGCTTGTCTTATTATCACTATAGCTGCAGCTGCTGGCTCAATTGCAGGAGTTATTGTTGATCTCAAGACAGTCAAACCATTCCAGACTACTTACTAG
- the LOC8270992 gene encoding amino acid permease 3 isoform X1, which produces MKMGENTATKNHFPPQVFSVNVDMPPQAGSKWYDDDGKLKRTGTVWTASAHIITAVIGSGVLSLAWAVAQLGWVAGPAVMFLFSLVTYYTSTLLSACYRTGDPVNGKRNYTYMDAVRSNLGGAKFKICGYVQYVNLIGVAIGYTIASSISMMAVKRSNCFHKSGGKNPCHMNANPYMIAFGVVEIIFSQIPDFDQLWWLSIVAAIMSFTYSTIGLGLGIAEVTKNGKAMGSMTGISIGTVTETQKIWRSFQALGDIAFAYSYSLILIEIQDTIRSPPAESKTMRKATLISVSVTTLFYMLCGCFGYAAFGDMSPGNLLTGFGFYNPYWLLDIANVAIVVHLVGAYQVYCQPLFAFVEKAAVQRFPDSEFITKDIKIPIPGCKPYNLNLFRMVWRTVFVIFTTVISMLLPFFNDIVGLLGALGFWPLTVYFPVEMYIAQKKIPKWSTRWLCLQILSAACLIITIAAAAGSIAGVIVDLKTVKPFQTTY; this is translated from the exons ATGAAG ATGGGTGAGAATACAGCCACAAAGAACCACTTTCCTCCTCAGGTTTTCAGTGTTAATGTTGACATGCCTCCTCAAGCTGGCTCCAAGTGGTATGATGACGATGGCAAACTCAAGCGGACTG GAACTGTTTGGACTGCTAGTGCTCACATAATTACAGCTGTGATTGGGTCTGGAGTTCTGTCTTTGGCTTGGGCTGTTGCTCAGCTTGGATGGGTTGCTGGTCCTGCTGTTATGTTCTTGTTCTCTTTAGTCACTTACTATACTTCTACTCTGCTCTCCGCTTGCTACCGAACTGGTGATCCTGTCAATGGCAAGAGGAACTATACTTATATGGACGCTGTTCGGTCCaatcttg GTGGTGCTAAGTTTAAGATATGTGGATATGTTCAATACGTGAATCTTATTGGCGTTGCCATTGGTTACACAATAGCATCATCTATCAGTATGAT GGCTGTCAAGAGGTCTAATTGTTTCCATAAGAGTGGAGGCAAAAATCCATGCCATATGAATGCCAATCCTTACATGATTGCATTTGGAGTTGTTGAAATCATCTTCTCTCAGATTCCTGACTTTGATCAACTATGGTGGCTATCCATTGTTGCTGCAATCATGTCCTTTACTTACTCAACAATTGGTCTTGGACTAGGAATTGCTGAAGTTACAAAAAATGGGAAAGCCATGGGAAGTATGACCGGTATTAGCATTGGAACTGTGACTGAAACACAAAAGATATGGAGGAGCTTCCAAGCTCTTGGTGACATTGCTTTTGCCTACTCTTATTCCCTTATCCTCATTGAAATTCAG GACACGATCAGATCTCCACCAGCAGAGTCCAAAACAATGAGGAAAGCAACTCTAATAAGTGTATCAGTAACAACCCTTTTCTACATGCTATGTGGTTGCTTTGGCTATGCTGCCTTTGGAGACATGTCTCCGGGAAATCTCTTAACTGGTTTCGGTTTTTACAACCCATATTGGCTACTAGACATTGCTAACGTTGCAATAGTAGTCCACCTTGTTGGTGCATACCAAGTCTACTGCCAACCCTTGTTCGCATTCGTCGAAAAAGCAGCAGTACAAAGATTCCCGGACAGTGAATTCATTactaaagatattaaaatccCGATTCCTGGATGCAAACCCTACAATCTTAACCTCTTCAGAATGGTATGGAGGACTGTTTTTGTGATCTTCACAACCGTAATTTCGATGCTCCTTCCTTTCTTCAATGACATAGTTGGTCTACTTGGAGCTCTAGGATTTTGGCCATTAACCGTTTATTTCCCAGTTGAGATGTACATAGCTCAAAAGAAGATACCAAAGTGGAGCACAAGATGGCTTTGCCTCCAAATACTAAGTGCTGCTTGTCTTATTATCACTATAGCTGCAGCTGCTGGCTCAATTGCAGGAGTTATTGTTGATCTCAAGACAGTCAAACCATTCCAGACTACTTACTAG
- the LOC8270990 gene encoding auxilin-related protein 2, which produces MDEFGDLTKHYGLRPQGKSAPMASSKGPNIPTNARTRNSISNSSLNPKSTNNSSSGNGSFFNDNETLFVSKHSSQNFNVLDDVNDGFDIFGGFQKNSNTNGNGSSLNYDPFFSTSNYSSAKSSFDGDILSGLNGSNSNNNTDDLFGSFVSKPNQSALVDDLLGGFGATLKPSSQNGSVGFDDLLPGFGNVSINSFNKRENTGMNSSTYTSTDDPFVVLESTSTTTKSTSANPLEEVSLFSHSGSTKRGGSSNVPSLLRPPPKPGQVLRSDKVKSSNVSFIDELEEFGMVRSNVDGHSNAHHAKEARERETAKANRYKEAEDANRKNQQTSMDDIESILNMGSRSSSAPKSRAATLGPVFDAKSNNRGEPAVAQKKSGSASSGIRKASSTTSIVDEFSFMFGDASFFGEFEEVEGESEERRRARLGRHQRTQDRMAKAVADMNQRDLQTQHEQEERRRLADKVDADIKRWAEGRKGNMRALLSSLQSVLWPECGWEPVSMADLIASASVKKVYRKATLCVHPDKVQQKGATLGQKYTAEKVFDILKESWKKFEKEELS; this is translated from the exons ATGGATGAATTTGGTGACTTAACGAAGCATTATGGGTTAAGGCCACAAGGCAAGTCAGCTCCAATGGCATCATCGAAAGGACCCAACATACCCACAAATGCTCGAACCCGAAATTCCATTTCGAATTCATCTTTAAACCCGAAATCTACCAATAATTCCAGTTCTGGTAATGGGTCTTTCTTCAATGATAATGAAACCCTTTTTGTAAGTAAACATAGCTCccagaattttaatgttttagaTGATGTTAATGAtggttttgatatttttggtGGGTTTCAAAAGAATTCAAATACTAATGGAAATGGGTCTTCTTTAAATTACGATCCTTTTTTCTCGACTTCCAATTACTCGAGTGCTAAATCTTCTTTTGATGGTGATATATTGAGCGGGTTAAATGGCTCcaattctaataataatacagaTGATCTTTTTGGGTCCTTTGTTTCTAAGCCTAATCAGAGTGCACTAGTTGATGACTTGTTAGGGGGCTTTGGTGCAACATTAAAGCCATCCAGCCAGAACGGATCGGTTGGTTTTGATGATTTATTACCTGGGTTTGGTAATGTTTCAATCAACTCATTCAATAAAAG AGAGAATACAGGGATGAATAGTTCAACCTACACCTCAACAGATGACCCTTTTGTAGTGTTAGAATCAACTTCAACCACAACAAAATCAACATCCGCAAACCCACTGGAAGAAGTCAGTTTGTTCAGTCATTCTGGAAGCACAAAGCGTGGCGGCTCTTCAAATGTTCCATCCCTACTAAGGCCCCCACCAAAACCTGGACAAGTTTTAAGGAGTGATAAAG TTAAAAGCTCAAATGTATCCTTCATAGATGAGCTTGAAGAGTTTGGCATGGTGCGGAGTAATGTTGATGGACATTCAAATGCTCACCATGCTAAGGAAGCAAGGGAGAGAGAAACGGCAAAAGCAAACAGGTATAAAGAAGCTGAAGATGCTAATCGGAAGAATCAGCAAACAAGTATGGATGATATAGAATCCATTTTGAATATGGGTTCTCGATCCAGCAGTGCACCAAAATCCAGGGCTGCAACTTTG GGTCCTGTATTTGATGCAAAATCAAACAACAGAGGAGAGCCTGCTGTAGCCCAGAAGAAGTCTGGCAGTGCCTCATCTGGCATAAGGAAGGCCTCTTCTACAACAAGTATAGTTgatgaattttctttcatgtttggaG ATGCCTCATTTTTTGGAGAATTTGAGGAAGTTGAAGGGGAAAGTGAAGAAAGACGAAGAGCCAGATTGGGCCGTCACCAGAGAACTCAGGACCGCATG GCAAAAGCAGTTGCTGATATGAACCAGCGCGACCTGCAAACACAGCACGAGCAAGAAGAGAGGCGT AGGCTTGCTGACAAAGTGGACGCAGATATAAAGAGATGGGCAGAAGGGAGGAAAGGCAACATGCGTGCATTGTTATCATCATTGCAAAGT GTGCTGTGGCCTGAATGTGGTTGGGAGCCAGTTTCAATGGCAGATTTGATTGCTTCTGCCTCGGTGAAAAAAGTTTATAGAAAGGCAACATTATGTGTGCATCCTGATAAGGTTCAACAGAAAGGTGCCACTCTTGGACAAAAATATACTGCTGAGAAGGTTTTTGATATTCTCAAG GAATCTTGGAAGAAGTTTGAAAAGGAGGAACTTTCTTAG